One window from the genome of Enterococcus haemoperoxidus ATCC BAA-382 encodes:
- a CDS encoding NUDIX hydrolase encodes MKTPSFGEKSEKVLYKKRLGAYIIVSRKNGTEIVLVQAPNGAYFLPGGEIEQGETKEEAIHREMIEELGIEVVIGEYLGQADEYFHSRHRSTDYHNPGYFFVAYSWTQIGDPLEKTNTICWVSVDEGIDLLKRGSHKWAVHKWKRNK; translated from the coding sequence ATGAAAACACCGTCATTCGGTGAAAAATCGGAAAAAGTCCTATATAAAAAAAGACTAGGCGCATATATTATCGTATCAAGAAAGAATGGTACAGAAATAGTATTAGTACAAGCGCCGAATGGAGCCTATTTTTTACCGGGCGGAGAAATTGAACAAGGTGAGACGAAGGAAGAAGCAATTCACCGAGAAATGATTGAAGAACTTGGGATTGAAGTTGTTATCGGCGAGTATCTAGGACAAGCAGACGAATACTTTCACTCAAGACATAGGAGTACCGATTATCATAATCCTGGATATTTCTTTGTTGCATATAGTTGGACTCAGATAGGTGATCCTTTAGAAAAGACTAACACAATCTGCTGGGTATCTGTCGATGAGGGAATTGATTTACTAAAGCGCGGCAGTCATAAATGGGCAGTACATAAATGGAAAAGAAACAAATAA
- a CDS encoding VOC family protein, which produces MKMAHTCVRVKDLEASLEFYQKAFNFEESRRRDFPENKFTLVYLTLPGDGYELELTYNYDHEAYDLGNGYGHIAISTDEIEKLHEEQKSAGFTVTDMKGLPGTPPSYYFITDPDGYKIEVIRSR; this is translated from the coding sequence ATGAAAATGGCTCACACTTGTGTCCGTGTCAAAGATTTAGAAGCGTCGCTAGAATTTTATCAAAAGGCATTCAATTTTGAAGAAAGCCGTCGCCGTGATTTTCCAGAAAATAAATTTACTTTAGTTTATCTAACATTACCAGGTGATGGTTATGAACTAGAGTTAACGTATAATTATGATCATGAAGCATATGATTTAGGTAATGGTTATGGTCACATTGCGATTAGTACCGACGAAATTGAGAAATTGCATGAAGAGCAAAAAAGTGCTGGTTTCACTGTTACTGATATGAAAGGCTTACCTGGAACTCCTCCTTCATATTATTTTATTACTGATCCAGATGGTTATAAAATCGAAGTTATTCGTAGTCGTTAA
- a CDS encoding gamma-glutamyl-gamma-aminobutyrate hydrolase family protein, whose product MTTTIGIAGNQIIQSADIFNGNYVSYTPQGFVTAIQKAGGLPLVLPISAEESAAAYISKIDKLLLAGGQDISPDLFGEEPHPKLEETNRNRDLFELALIKEALKQHKPIFAVCRGMQLINVALGGTLYQDLSLNSEWKIKHGQQPTQPQFATHGIEIEQGSTLYQVFGGSYRVNSYHHQAINVLAPSLKVTAKSSDGIAEAIESTDANQRLLGVQWHPELRFDIDTKEFALFDYFVNQL is encoded by the coding sequence ATGACAACAACTATCGGCATCGCAGGAAATCAAATTATTCAATCCGCTGACATTTTCAACGGAAACTATGTAAGTTATACACCACAAGGATTCGTAACGGCTATTCAAAAAGCAGGTGGATTACCGCTTGTTTTACCTATTAGTGCTGAAGAATCAGCCGCAGCTTATATTTCTAAAATCGACAAATTATTATTAGCTGGAGGACAAGATATTTCTCCTGATTTATTTGGAGAAGAGCCTCATCCAAAACTTGAAGAAACAAATCGCAATCGTGATCTTTTTGAACTAGCTTTGATCAAAGAAGCGCTGAAACAACATAAACCAATTTTTGCAGTTTGTCGCGGCATGCAGCTGATAAATGTTGCTCTGGGAGGAACGTTGTATCAAGATCTTTCTTTAAACTCAGAATGGAAAATCAAACATGGTCAACAACCTACCCAACCTCAATTTGCAACACACGGTATTGAAATAGAACAAGGAAGCACTCTTTATCAAGTATTCGGAGGAAGCTATCGTGTTAATTCTTATCATCATCAAGCAATCAACGTTTTAGCACCGTCGCTAAAAGTTACTGCAAAATCATCTGATGGCATTGCAGAAGCTATTGAGTCAACCGATGCAAATCAAAGATTACTGGGTGTTCAATGGCATCCTGAACTTCGTTTTGATATAGACACAAAGGAATTTGCGTTATTTGATTATTTTGTTAATCAATTATAA
- a CDS encoding aldo/keto reductase: MAFEKTKELTNGSIIPRLGLGVWQVKDGAEAVDSVKWALQEGYRLIDTAAAYKNEVSVGEGIRASGVPREEIFVTTKLWNADQGYDSTLKAFDESLNKLGLDYVDLYLIHWPVEGKYKDSWRAMEEIYQSGRAKAIGVSNFHEHHIEDLLKDAKVIPQVDQIELHPTLTQEPLRKFLTDKKIAVEAWSPLGQGKILENPTLVEIGEKYNKTAAQVIIRWHLQNDIIVIPKSVHEERIKQNFDVFDFELTKDDIKQIDALNTNERLGPDPDNFDF; this comes from the coding sequence ATGGCTTTTGAAAAAACAAAAGAGTTAACAAACGGTTCGATTATCCCACGTTTGGGTTTAGGGGTATGGCAAGTAAAAGATGGCGCTGAGGCTGTGGATTCTGTGAAATGGGCCTTGCAAGAGGGTTATCGTTTGATTGATACTGCAGCAGCTTATAAAAATGAAGTGAGTGTTGGTGAAGGAATTCGTGCGTCAGGTGTTCCTAGAGAAGAAATCTTTGTTACAACTAAATTGTGGAATGCGGATCAAGGTTATGATTCTACGTTAAAAGCATTTGACGAGAGTTTAAATAAACTTGGCTTAGATTATGTTGATTTATATTTGATCCATTGGCCAGTAGAAGGTAAATATAAAGATTCGTGGCGGGCGATGGAGGAAATCTATCAAAGTGGACGAGCTAAAGCTATAGGTGTTTCTAACTTCCATGAACACCATATTGAGGATCTTCTAAAAGATGCAAAGGTTATACCACAAGTTGATCAAATCGAACTTCATCCTACTTTGACACAAGAACCTTTACGTAAGTTTTTAACGGATAAAAAAATTGCTGTCGAAGCGTGGTCTCCATTAGGGCAAGGTAAAATTTTAGAAAATCCTACTTTGGTTGAAATTGGAGAGAAGTATAACAAAACAGCAGCCCAAGTCATTATTCGTTGGCATTTACAAAATGATATTATCGTTATTCCAAAATCAGTACATGAAGAGCGTATCAAACAAAACTTCGATGTATTTGATTTTGAACTGACTAAAGATGATATCAAACAAATCGATGCACTAAATACAAATGAACGTTTAGGGCCAGATCCAGATAACTTTGATTTTTAA
- a CDS encoding tyrosine-type recombinase/integrase, with amino-acid sequence MTIDFKNHIDNYLEERKTFSNISKKTLKAYYSDLINLNEFCSINNYAYPIGITKYISEFQQTLKATTLKRKIVVFKMFYRYLANENLMELSLIQKPNFNYYYITPRKLPKIVTPEEINKMLKQMYSLQSTNLTPSKRINLIRDIALIELLIATGIRIDEAHALNIVDYQPKSKAIFLNKYGKRLSIYGIENIYSKYRDLANIAPTSTPHHLRHTFATELLSNGADIREV; translated from the coding sequence ATGACAATCGATTTTAAAAACCATATTGACAACTATCTTGAAGAACGAAAAACCTTTAGTAACATTTCAAAAAAAACATTAAAAGCATACTATTCTGACTTAATAAATTTGAATGAGTTCTGTTCAATTAATAATTATGCATACCCTATTGGTATTACTAAATATATTAGCGAATTTCAACAAACTTTAAAAGCAACCACGTTAAAACGTAAAATTGTCGTTTTCAAAATGTTTTATCGCTATTTAGCTAACGAAAACTTAATGGAGCTATCCTTAATACAAAAACCAAACTTTAATTACTACTATATCACACCAAGAAAACTGCCTAAAATTGTAACACCTGAAGAGATAAATAAGATGTTGAAACAAATGTATTCACTTCAATCTACTAATTTAACACCTTCAAAACGAATAAATCTTATTCGGGATATTGCCTTAATTGAGCTTTTGATTGCAACTGGGATTCGAATTGACGAAGCACATGCTTTGAATATTGTTGATTATCAACCAAAATCTAAAGCTATATTTCTAAATAAATACGGCAAACGACTTTCAATTTATGGAATTGAAAATATCTATTCCAAGTATCGAGATTTAGCAAATATTGCCCCTACCTCTACTCCTCATCATTTACGGCATACATTTGCTACTGAATTGTTGTCAAATGGTGCAGATATTCGAGAGGTCTAA
- a CDS encoding branched-chain amino acid aminotransferase, whose product MTIDWDNLGFDYIKTPFRYISTWKNGQWDEGELTEDNTLHIHEGSAALHYGQQCFEGLKAYRCKDGSINLFRVDENSKRMNRSARRLLMAEVPEDKFIRAVEEVVKANEAFVPPYGSGSTLYLRPLLIGVGEGIGVKPAPEYLFTVFCMPVGAYFKGGLTPTNFIFSDYDRAAPQGTGAIKVGGNYAASFLPGEEAKEKSFSDCIYLDPKTHTKIEEVGSANFFGITKDDRFITPLSPSILPSITKYSLLYLAEHNLGMEAVEEDVYIDSLDQFKEAGACGTAAVISPIGAIQTYDDFHVFYSETEVGPVTQKLYDELTGIQFGDIAAPDGWIRNITV is encoded by the coding sequence ATGACAATAGATTGGGATAACTTAGGCTTCGATTATATAAAAACACCATTTAGATATATTTCGACTTGGAAAAATGGTCAATGGGACGAAGGCGAATTGACAGAGGACAATACACTGCATATTCATGAAGGATCTGCAGCACTACATTATGGTCAGCAATGTTTTGAAGGATTAAAGGCCTATCGTTGCAAAGATGGCTCAATCAATTTATTTCGAGTGGATGAAAATTCTAAACGCATGAACCGAAGCGCTAGACGTTTATTAATGGCAGAAGTCCCAGAAGATAAATTTATTCGCGCAGTAGAAGAAGTTGTAAAGGCCAACGAAGCATTTGTACCACCTTATGGTAGTGGTTCAACACTATATCTTCGTCCACTTTTGATCGGTGTTGGGGAAGGAATCGGTGTAAAACCAGCCCCTGAATATTTATTTACCGTTTTTTGTATGCCAGTAGGTGCTTACTTTAAAGGCGGGCTAACTCCTACCAACTTTATTTTTTCTGATTACGATCGTGCGGCACCTCAAGGAACTGGCGCAATCAAAGTTGGTGGAAACTATGCGGCTAGTTTTTTACCTGGAGAAGAAGCAAAAGAGAAAAGTTTTTCGGATTGTATTTATCTTGATCCAAAAACACATACAAAAATTGAAGAGGTCGGTTCTGCTAATTTCTTCGGGATCACGAAAGATGATCGCTTTATCACACCATTATCACCATCAATTTTGCCAAGTATAACCAAGTATTCACTGCTTTATTTAGCGGAGCATAATCTTGGTATGGAGGCCGTAGAAGAAGATGTTTATATTGATTCTTTGGATCAATTTAAAGAAGCTGGTGCTTGCGGAACGGCGGCTGTGATTTCACCGATTGGTGCTATTCAAACTTATGATGATTTCCATGTATTTTATAGCGAGACAGAAGTTGGACCTGTGACACAAAAACTGTATGATGAATTAACAGGTATTCAATTTGGAGATATAGCTGCACCTGATGGTTGGATTAGAAATATAACGGTGTAG
- a CDS encoding mechanosensitive ion channel family protein translates to MIIFGQSVSSSTIESTMDSTIDIKTATENKVNAFQRFWNGINWDQIIATLIEKAIYLLFLILLFAFLNRIGKALIDKTYGNYSKKQSFSESRLKTLHTLINNAFQYTLFFFFIYSLLTVVGVPVGSLLAGAGIAGVAIGLGAQGFMNDLITGFFIILEQQMDVGDYVRLTALGIEGTVTAVGLRTTQMKALDGTVHFIPNRNITTISNLSRSNMQVLIDVRIMPDEGYDQITAIIDQVNLELKEKYSESIQTGPTIFGMVDLGNGNFAVRTTMYVLNGKQAPIREEFLAQYVKKLSEANFTIPNTPITIK, encoded by the coding sequence TTGATTATTTTTGGGCAATCCGTATCCAGTTCGACTATTGAAAGTACAATGGATTCTACAATTGACATAAAAACTGCTACTGAAAATAAAGTGAATGCATTTCAACGATTTTGGAATGGCATTAACTGGGATCAGATCATCGCTACTTTGATTGAAAAAGCGATTTATCTCCTTTTTCTGATTCTTCTTTTCGCATTTTTGAATCGTATAGGTAAAGCTCTTATTGATAAAACGTATGGCAATTATAGTAAAAAACAATCATTCAGTGAAAGTCGTTTAAAAACGTTGCATACCTTGATTAACAATGCTTTTCAATATACACTTTTTTTCTTTTTCATTTACTCTTTACTAACAGTTGTTGGGGTTCCAGTCGGTTCACTTCTTGCAGGAGCCGGGATTGCTGGTGTCGCGATTGGTTTAGGTGCTCAAGGGTTCATGAATGATCTCATCACAGGATTCTTTATTATTTTAGAACAGCAAATGGATGTTGGTGATTATGTTCGTTTAACTGCACTTGGAATTGAAGGTACGGTTACAGCGGTCGGACTTCGAACCACTCAAATGAAAGCTTTAGATGGTACAGTTCATTTTATTCCTAATCGAAATATCACGACGATAAGTAACCTTTCCCGATCTAATATGCAAGTCTTAATCGATGTTCGGATCATGCCAGATGAGGGGTACGATCAAATCACAGCTATCATCGACCAAGTCAACCTTGAGTTGAAAGAAAAATACTCAGAAAGCATTCAAACAGGTCCAACAATCTTCGGAATGGTCGATCTTGGAAATGGGAATTTTGCAGTACGCACAACCATGTATGTACTGAATGGAAAACAAGCGCCCATCAGAGAAGAATTTTTGGCTCAATATGTGAAAAAATTATCTGAAGCTAACTTTACTATTCCAAATACACCGATTACTATAAAATAA
- a CDS encoding N-acetyldiaminopimelate deacetylase: protein MIQERLIEIRRQLHKIPEIGLEEEKTQKFLLKIIKSIDKEFVEYKTWRTGIMVFVHGKDPKKTFGWRADIDGLPITEEVISNFQSTHKGYMHACGHDFHMTIGLGLLEQLILIQPENNYLFLFQPAEENEAGGMLMYEDGAFGSWLPDEFYGLHVNPELPVGKITTKIGTLFAATCEVQIRLTGKGGHAAFPHASNDMIIAGMSLVQQAQTIVSRNVNPVEGAVVTFGTFNAGSATNVIAGEATISGTIRTLTEEMNQLTQIRIREIGEGIAKSFNCEVDVSLDQKGYVPVINNKETTENFMSFMEHELGVLFEDAEVAMTGEDFGYLLSKVPGTMFWLGVDSEYGLHSAKFEPKEEAIPFAVEHISNFLKSLDK, encoded by the coding sequence GTGATTCAAGAACGTTTGATTGAGATTCGTAGACAGTTACACAAAATACCTGAAATTGGGTTAGAAGAAGAAAAAACACAAAAATTCTTATTAAAAATTATCAAATCCATTGATAAAGAATTTGTAGAATATAAAACTTGGCGAACTGGAATAATGGTTTTTGTCCACGGAAAAGATCCCAAAAAGACATTTGGTTGGCGTGCAGATATTGATGGTTTGCCAATCACGGAGGAAGTTATTTCAAATTTCCAGTCTACACACAAAGGGTATATGCATGCTTGTGGACACGACTTTCATATGACAATTGGTTTAGGCTTACTGGAACAGTTGATTCTTATACAGCCAGAAAATAATTATCTATTCCTTTTTCAGCCAGCAGAGGAAAACGAAGCTGGCGGCATGTTGATGTATGAAGACGGTGCTTTCGGTTCGTGGTTGCCTGATGAATTTTATGGACTGCACGTTAATCCTGAATTACCGGTGGGAAAGATTACAACAAAAATCGGGACACTTTTTGCTGCAACTTGTGAAGTCCAAATCAGATTAACAGGTAAAGGTGGACATGCGGCTTTCCCACATGCCTCAAATGATATGATTATAGCTGGTATGAGCCTTGTCCAGCAGGCGCAAACAATTGTCAGTCGAAATGTTAACCCAGTTGAAGGGGCCGTAGTTACATTTGGTACATTTAATGCAGGGAGTGCAACCAATGTGATCGCAGGAGAAGCTACAATTTCTGGGACGATTAGAACTTTAACTGAAGAAATGAATCAATTGACACAAATTAGAATTAGAGAAATCGGCGAAGGAATTGCGAAATCGTTTAACTGTGAGGTAGATGTATCACTGGATCAAAAAGGATATGTTCCTGTGATCAATAATAAAGAAACAACAGAAAATTTTATGTCATTTATGGAACATGAACTAGGTGTTTTATTCGAAGATGCAGAGGTAGCTATGACAGGTGAAGATTTTGGTTATTTATTATCTAAAGTACCAGGAACGATGTTTTGGCTAGGAGTGGACAGTGAATACGGTCTGCATTCTGCGAAATTCGAGCCAAAAGAAGAAGCGATTCCTTTTGCTGTAGAACATATCAGCAACTTTTTGAAATCATTAGATAAATAA
- a CDS encoding flavodoxin domain-containing protein, which translates to MKTLIIYGTKSGASKECAERLYKEISNSIIIDIDQESPVIDEYTHIIVGAGVRNDKMYKPIRDFFKKNQTVLLTKMIACYLCNSKPKTTEDVIIASIPEAIREKAIAIVSFGGYKPSWVPVSEENKLKGIDLEKISAFAQHFLQKK; encoded by the coding sequence ATGAAAACATTGATCATTTATGGAACAAAATCAGGTGCATCTAAAGAATGTGCAGAACGATTATACAAAGAAATCAGCAATTCTATAATTATCGATATTGATCAAGAGAGCCCAGTTATAGACGAATATACGCATATAATTGTGGGTGCTGGAGTTCGAAATGATAAGATGTATAAACCAATTAGAGATTTTTTTAAAAAAAATCAAACTGTGCTACTAACTAAAATGATTGCTTGTTACTTATGTAATTCAAAACCCAAAACAACAGAGGATGTAATCATTGCAAGTATTCCAGAAGCTATTAGAGAAAAAGCGATTGCAATCGTTTCTTTTGGTGGGTACAAACCTTCCTGGGTTCCAGTAAGTGAGGAGAACAAATTAAAAGGAATCGATTTAGAGAAAATCAGCGCATTTGCTCAGCACTTTTTACAGAAAAAATAA
- a CDS encoding MarR family winged helix-turn-helix transcriptional regulator: MSNNQNIAINQLTALLRGFGSRSILHQQAIVQSLGIPANDYISIDLLNELGPLTAGELADKTGLSTGTITALIDRLEKIGYARREKDPNDRRRVIIVPTYEDKEEIKKAYQPLDMAMQELGQEYSEKELQIINQFLFQAVSVLDKQLQTK, translated from the coding sequence TTGTCAAACAATCAAAACATAGCTATTAATCAACTCACCGCTCTATTAAGAGGATTCGGTTCACGTTCAATCTTACATCAGCAAGCAATCGTTCAATCATTAGGAATCCCAGCAAATGACTATATTTCAATTGACTTGTTAAACGAGCTCGGACCACTTACTGCTGGAGAATTAGCGGATAAAACTGGCTTATCTACTGGGACAATCACAGCATTGATTGATCGTTTAGAAAAAATCGGTTATGCTCGTCGAGAAAAAGATCCAAACGATCGCAGACGGGTAATTATTGTCCCAACCTACGAAGACAAAGAGGAAATAAAAAAAGCATATCAACCATTAGACATGGCTATGCAAGAATTAGGTCAAGAATACTCAGAGAAAGAGTTACAGATTATCAATCAATTTCTATTCCAAGCGGTTTCAGTATTAGATAAACAATTGCAAACTAAATAG
- a CDS encoding ABC transporter permease, translated as MKNFVIWKTALKSILKNKKRSFLTMFGIIIGIASVITIVSIGNGFKRDMINKMSMTNTNENISNISFNYYDISNAFTENEMFKKSDFDLIKNIKGVRKVDFYKPKQKLTERQVELYIHGKKLTKKIERVEKTSENLLVGRQIELKDNETLNKVVVIDEVLAQKLYGDPEKAVGKGFEIMNELFTVVGVVASSNGTLSAENQSALAHFPIKSYDHYFKKPESQSILNLEIDAGENKDNVTREVLKQLNFTGSLRNVGEYDTYNPKSGIDQMGSILDNLTLFISAVAGISLFIAGVGVMNMMYISVSERTKEIGIRRALGATEKDIRKQFLAEGLTLTLIGGLIGYLLGMILGVLSSMFLPFAVRPDLFTIGLAVGISILIGVVFSYMPASAASKKDLIDIMK; from the coding sequence ATGAAAAATTTCGTCATTTGGAAGACCGCTTTAAAATCAATTCTAAAAAATAAAAAACGCAGCTTTTTAACGATGTTTGGGATTATTATCGGGATCGCATCCGTGATAACGATCGTTTCTATTGGTAATGGATTTAAACGAGATATGATCAATAAAATGTCGATGACTAATACGAATGAAAATATAAGCAATATCTCATTTAATTATTATGATATATCGAATGCATTTACCGAAAATGAAATGTTTAAAAAAAGTGACTTTGATTTAATCAAGAATATAAAAGGAGTCAGAAAAGTTGATTTTTATAAGCCAAAACAAAAATTGACCGAACGGCAAGTAGAATTATATATTCACGGGAAAAAACTAACTAAAAAAATAGAACGCGTTGAAAAAACCTCTGAAAACTTATTGGTAGGTCGACAAATCGAACTTAAAGATAATGAAACGTTAAATAAAGTCGTTGTGATCGATGAAGTTTTAGCACAAAAGCTGTACGGTGACCCTGAAAAAGCAGTTGGAAAAGGTTTTGAAATAATGAATGAACTCTTTACAGTGGTTGGGGTTGTTGCTAGTAGTAATGGTACCTTATCTGCGGAAAATCAATCGGCACTCGCACATTTTCCAATAAAAAGTTATGATCATTACTTTAAAAAGCCTGAAAGTCAATCCATCTTGAATTTAGAAATAGATGCAGGAGAAAATAAAGACAATGTGACTAGAGAGGTTTTAAAACAACTTAATTTTACTGGTAGTTTGAGAAATGTCGGTGAGTATGATACATACAATCCAAAATCAGGTATCGATCAAATGGGCAGTATTTTAGATAATCTTACATTGTTCATTTCAGCTGTAGCAGGTATCTCGTTGTTTATTGCTGGAGTGGGTGTCATGAATATGATGTATATTTCTGTTTCAGAGCGGACAAAAGAGATAGGGATCCGTCGTGCCTTAGGGGCAACAGAAAAAGATATTAGAAAGCAATTTTTAGCTGAAGGGCTGACGTTGACATTGATTGGTGGCTTGATTGGTTATCTATTAGGGATGATACTGGGTGTTCTTTCATCTATGTTTTTACCCTTTGCAGTGCGACCGGATTTATTTACAATCGGTTTAGCTGTAGGAATTTCAATCTTGATCGGTGTTGTCTTTAGTTACATGCCGGCTTCAGCGGCGTCTAAAAAAGACTTGATTGATATTATGAAATAA
- a CDS encoding ABC transporter ATP-binding protein encodes MIKLEQINKFYSLEEEKLHVLKNVNFEIKEKEFVAVMGPSGSGKSTLINLIGFIDKKFEGTYLFEGKEITDFSDKELSEIRNKSVGFVFQNFSLIENNTVFENIELPLLYNGSAYTDTKSRVQEVLEKVGLGDKGNKYPKQLSGGQQQRVAIARAIVNSPRFIIADEPTGALDSKTSDDIMQLFQDLNKEEGVTIILVTHNPEMVSYCGRLIRVKDGVIVEEELIK; translated from the coding sequence ATGATTAAACTGGAACAAATCAACAAATTCTACTCTCTGGAAGAAGAAAAACTTCATGTTTTGAAGAACGTTAATTTTGAAATTAAAGAAAAAGAATTTGTAGCTGTAATGGGGCCATCTGGTTCTGGGAAATCAACTTTGATCAATTTAATCGGTTTTATCGACAAAAAATTCGAAGGAACATACTTATTTGAGGGCAAAGAAATTACGGATTTTTCTGACAAAGAACTCTCTGAAATCAGAAATAAATCAGTAGGATTTGTCTTTCAAAATTTTAGCTTGATTGAAAATAATACTGTTTTTGAAAATATCGAATTGCCGTTATTATACAACGGTTCAGCTTATACCGATACCAAATCAAGAGTACAAGAAGTACTAGAAAAAGTTGGTTTAGGAGATAAAGGGAATAAATATCCAAAACAACTTTCTGGTGGTCAGCAGCAGCGTGTGGCGATTGCAAGAGCGATTGTGAACTCACCTAGATTTATCATAGCCGATGAACCGACAGGCGCTTTAGATTCAAAAACATCGGATGATATTATGCAGTTATTTCAAGATTTGAATAAAGAAGAAGGCGTAACGATTATTTTAGTTACTCATAATCCAGAGATGGTTTCTTATTGCGGTCGTTTGATTCGCGTTAAAGATGGCGTCATTGTTGAAGAGGAGTTGATTAAATGA
- a CDS encoding efflux RND transporter periplasmic adaptor subunit, whose protein sequence is MKSKKFKLVIGGIIIGVCIGSYFLFFSSPKKAEPSYNVFTLNQLDPLLLKGEVKASQTEEIFYDQTLGTIGDIPVKHEQEVKNGDVLLNYLNSEAQSRAEQQQRTVNKSSLSAQQAAQNLSRAQARYNEAQASYNQAKAELDREVEPDKKEELKGKAEQQKTEVTTTNNEVIQAQQALDLAYTEVNDESAALESEQGKVTSTVKATIDGVAMVNEAGKKSLEQPLVQVLSKTKQIKGTVTEYDLSKLKAGQEVSVTSIGSNQTATGKIGSINQLPKSKNGSDSEIPTYEFIVDGDFPWAYGSSVQISLPQPQLVVPEKSILTKDDKTFVYVYKNGRAVKTDVKVKDVNGAKNVESGVSKGTKIIGNPDDVLKDNTEVQVVEND, encoded by the coding sequence ATGAAAAGTAAAAAATTCAAATTAGTTATTGGTGGTATTATAATCGGAGTATGTATAGGGAGTTATTTTCTCTTTTTTTCTTCACCTAAAAAAGCTGAACCTAGTTATAACGTCTTTACTTTAAATCAATTAGATCCACTTTTATTGAAAGGTGAAGTTAAAGCGTCTCAAACTGAAGAGATATTCTATGATCAAACATTGGGAACAATTGGTGATATTCCTGTTAAACATGAACAAGAAGTTAAGAATGGGGATGTGCTACTTAATTATCTAAATAGCGAAGCTCAGTCGAGAGCGGAACAACAGCAAAGAACAGTGAATAAGAGTAGTTTGTCAGCTCAACAAGCAGCTCAAAATTTGAGCCGTGCGCAAGCTCGTTATAATGAAGCGCAAGCAAGTTATAATCAAGCCAAAGCTGAACTTGATAGAGAAGTAGAACCTGATAAAAAAGAAGAGCTTAAAGGAAAAGCTGAACAACAAAAAACAGAAGTGACGACTACAAATAATGAAGTGATTCAGGCTCAACAAGCATTAGATTTAGCTTATACAGAAGTGAACGATGAATCAGCAGCATTAGAATCAGAGCAAGGGAAAGTTACATCGACAGTAAAAGCAACGATTGATGGTGTTGCAATGGTAAATGAAGCGGGCAAGAAATCACTAGAGCAACCGCTAGTACAAGTGCTTAGTAAGACCAAACAAATAAAAGGAACCGTTACAGAATATGACTTGAGCAAATTAAAGGCAGGTCAAGAAGTCAGTGTGACTTCAATTGGTTCTAATCAAACAGCTACAGGGAAAATCGGTAGTATCAATCAATTACCAAAATCAAAAAATGGTTCTGATTCAGAAATTCCTACTTATGAATTCATCGTTGACGGGGATTTTCCTTGGGCATACGGTTCATCTGTTCAAATTTCGTTACCTCAACCACAATTGGTTGTACCAGAAAAATCTATTCTAACAAAAGATGATAAAACATTTGTTTATGTATATAAAAATGGTCGAGCAGTGAAAACCGATGTCAAAGTTAAAGACGTAAATGGTGCTAAAAATGTCGAGTCGGGCGTTTCAAAAGGGACTAAAATTATTGGAAACCCAGATGATGTATTAAAAGATAATACAGAAGTGCAGGTGGTTGAAAATGATTAA